In Candidatus Cloacimonadota bacterium, the following are encoded in one genomic region:
- the pstS gene encoding phosphate ABC transporter substrate-binding protein PstS translates to MRKITLLFLVILLCFSFISLEAQRRVELLGAGASFPAPLVTAMADEYRDVTNGRVTINYQSIGSGGGIRQFSEQTIMFGMTEAFLSDDVMRNIEQNTSGKAFNMPITLADVVVTYNLPGIEKGLIFDGPLLADIFLGKVKTWNDKRIQDLNPGKRLPRLPIQVVHRSDGSGTTNLWTSYLTKVSKEWETNIGYATSVNWPTGIGANGNEGVAGVVVNTPGAIGYNSF, encoded by the coding sequence ATGAGGAAAATAACCTTACTTTTTTTGGTAATTCTATTATGCTTCAGTTTTATTAGTTTAGAAGCACAAAGAAGAGTTGAGCTTTTAGGTGCCGGTGCATCTTTCCCTGCACCATTAGTGACAGCTATGGCTGATGAGTATCGTGATGTTACCAACGGTAGAGTAACTATAAATTATCAATCAATAGGATCTGGTGGCGGTATTCGCCAGTTCAGTGAGCAGACCATAATGTTTGGCATGACCGAAGCATTTCTTTCCGACGATGTCATGAGAAACATCGAGCAAAATACCAGTGGTAAAGCTTTCAATATGCCAATTACTTTGGCTGATGTGGTTGTCACCTATAATCTTCCCGGTATAGAGAAAGGATTGATTTTTGACGGTCCTCTCTTGGCTGACATTTTTTTAGGAAAGGTTAAAACCTGGAATGATAAGAGAATTCAAGACCTTAATCCGGGGAAAAGACTCCCCAGATTGCCGATTCAAGTCGTTCACCGTTCAGACGGCTCAGGTACTACTAATCTTTGGACAAGTTATTTAACTAAAGTATCCAAAGAATGGGAAACAAACATCGGTTATGCTACCAGTGTTAACTGGCCTACTGGTATTGGTGCTAACGGTAACGAAGGTGTTGCCGGCGTGGTTGTTAATACTCCAGGTGCTATCGGATATAACAGTTTT
- the phoU gene encoding phosphate signaling complex protein PhoU produces MIKEKILKLKEKLIAEANIVQMMIEKSIDGLIEGYSDKLFEVMRHESEINQMEIEIEELCTNTIALFQPEAKDLRTVLMIYKINNDIERIGDQAVNIAESSQFLIERPALNLIKTIPPMAKETIGMIRDSISAFADEDTKLSMSVCVRDSKVDNMNEEIIKELIEEMIKDPQTVERAFHLIRISKNLERIADLSTNIAEDTIFMTAGRVIKHHQEA; encoded by the coding sequence ATGATAAAAGAGAAGATCTTGAAACTAAAAGAAAAGCTAATTGCTGAAGCAAACATTGTTCAGATGATGATAGAGAAAAGTATTGATGGTTTAATTGAGGGTTACTCCGATAAACTGTTTGAAGTTATGAGACACGAAAGTGAAATAAATCAAATGGAGATCGAGATCGAAGAGTTATGTACTAACACAATAGCTCTCTTTCAACCGGAAGCCAAGGATCTGAGAACTGTCCTGATGATATATAAAATCAACAATGACATTGAACGAATCGGTGATCAGGCAGTAAATATAGCAGAAAGTAGTCAATTCTTGATCGAAAGACCAGCTCTGAACTTGATTAAGACTATTCCACCTATGGCAAAAGAAACTATAGGGATGATACGAGACAGTATTTCAGCTTTCGCTGATGAAGATACTAAACTCTCTATGAGTGTTTGTGTGCGTGACTCTAAAGTGGATAACATGAATGAAGAGATCATAAAAGAATTAATAGAGGAGATGATCAAGGATCCTCAAACCGTTGAGAGAGCCTTTCATCTGATCAGAATCTCAAAGAACTTAGAAAGAATTGCTGACTTATCAACTAACATTGCCGAAGATACAATCTTCATGACCGCTGGTAGGGTTATAAAACACCATCAGGAAGCTTAA
- the dtd gene encoding D-tyrosyl-tRNA(Tyr) deacylase has translation MKVVIQRVEQTVVKVADQVIASMGKGLLLLLGIAAEDDGNQIPWLAKKIVELRIFPDQEGKMNLSVKDIGGEILLVSQFTLCANTDRGRRPDFFIAAEPEKAEKLYEEFALELEKHGIKPKLGSFGAYMKISLTNDGPVTFVLER, from the coding sequence ATGAAGGTTGTCATACAAAGAGTAGAGCAAACAGTTGTCAAAGTTGCTGATCAGGTGATCGCATCTATGGGTAAAGGACTCTTGCTGTTGCTTGGAATTGCTGCAGAAGACGATGGGAATCAAATTCCTTGGTTAGCAAAAAAGATAGTTGAATTGAGGATCTTTCCTGATCAAGAGGGCAAAATGAATCTGTCGGTAAAAGACATCGGTGGCGAGATCCTCTTGGTTTCACAATTTACTCTTTGTGCTAATACAGATAGAGGTAGAAGACCAGATTTCTTTATTGCTGCTGAACCGGAAAAGGCAGAGAAATTGTATGAAGAGTTTGCTCTTGAATTGGAAAAACACGGGATAAAGCCAAAACTGGGAAGTTTCGGTGCCTACATGAAGATCAGTCTTACTAATGACGGACCGGTTACTTTTGTTTTGGAGAGATAG